One genomic segment of Clostridium estertheticum subsp. estertheticum includes these proteins:
- a CDS encoding Asp23/Gls24 family envelope stress response protein gives MIGNITNENGIIYYSEEALANIVGISTTECYGVVGMALKNAKDGFWQLIKSDGLNKGVKINSKENKLFIELYIIVEYGTKISIIANNIIQKIRYNVENYTGLKVTEITVNVQGVRV, from the coding sequence ATGATAGGTAACATTACAAACGAGAATGGTATTATATATTATTCAGAGGAAGCGTTAGCTAACATAGTTGGCATTTCTACAACGGAGTGTTATGGCGTTGTGGGAATGGCTCTTAAAAATGCCAAGGATGGATTTTGGCAATTAATAAAAAGTGATGGTTTAAATAAAGGAGTTAAAATTAATTCTAAAGAAAATAAACTATTTATTGAATTATATATAATTGTTGAATATGGAACAAAAATTTCAATAATAGCAAATAACATAATTCAAAAAATAAGATATAACGTTGAAAATTATACAGGACTAAAAGTTACAGAAATAACTGTAAACGTACAAGGTGTAAGGGTTTAA
- the pknB gene encoding Stk1 family PASTA domain-containing Ser/Thr kinase: MIGTLLGNRYELLEKVGEGGMAIVYKAKCHLLNRFVAVKILKEEFSNNIEFMEKFRKEALSVASLSSNNIVNIYDVGSERDINYIVMEYIKGKTLKEIIVENGSMNTELVLDYGMQIAKALECAHKNNIIHRDIKPHNILVTEDGTVKVTDFGIAKAASSVTITNTSTVMGSAHYFSPEQAKASFVDCRTDIYSFGIVLYEMVTGRVPYDAESPVSVALKHIREKVVPPKEINNKVPENLNKLILKAIEKEPIKRYQTAKEMYLDLQRIHNNSEYTIASNSMDNEYTRVMAPVNMADYEKEEDVAESPEPMVKNENKNNNENKNKNKKKTIITALIILLVVICSAVGFVYIKSIANNAAVEAKIVVPKIIGLDKAAAEKLVVAKKLTFAVDKEVNSDEPKGAVTACFPDEGTEVKENSQVRVYVSKGPEGFKMISVKGMDRPSAKASIEEKGLELSNVREEPSDTVASGIVISQNPNEGSLVQKADKVDLVISTGPKVKVTQVPSILGKTLDQASTLLQNSNLTLGDKKQIPTNDKSQDGKISSQSIDPNTSVTQGSSVWVGIYTYKAPEKQQVDVPDFKGKTVKDARNMASQNNVNIAVSGNDEDIIQTQDKDAGTKVSAGDTINLTSKAMTQDPTKTDPTTNKNPKTGQ; the protein is encoded by the coding sequence ATGATAGGAACCCTATTAGGGAATAGATATGAACTCCTTGAAAAAGTTGGAGAGGGTGGAATGGCAATAGTTTATAAAGCTAAGTGCCATTTACTTAATCGTTTTGTTGCTGTAAAAATACTAAAAGAAGAATTCTCAAATAATATAGAATTCATGGAAAAATTTAGAAAAGAAGCGTTGTCAGTAGCTAGCCTTTCATCAAATAATATAGTTAATATTTACGATGTTGGAAGTGAAAGGGATATTAACTATATAGTAATGGAATATATAAAAGGAAAAACCCTGAAAGAAATTATAGTTGAAAATGGTAGCATGAATACTGAGTTAGTATTAGACTATGGTATGCAAATAGCAAAAGCACTTGAGTGTGCCCATAAGAATAATATTATACATAGGGATATAAAACCTCATAATATTCTAGTAACTGAAGATGGAACAGTTAAGGTTACAGATTTTGGTATAGCAAAAGCGGCTAGTTCAGTTACTATAACTAACACTAGCACTGTAATGGGATCAGCCCATTATTTTTCACCAGAACAAGCTAAAGCAAGTTTTGTAGACTGCAGAACAGACATTTATTCCTTTGGAATAGTGCTTTATGAGATGGTTACAGGTAGAGTGCCTTATGATGCGGAAAGTCCAGTATCGGTAGCCTTAAAGCATATACGAGAAAAAGTTGTTCCACCTAAGGAAATAAATAATAAGGTCCCAGAAAACTTGAACAAATTAATATTAAAAGCTATAGAGAAGGAACCTATAAAGAGGTATCAAACTGCTAAAGAAATGTATTTGGATCTTCAAAGAATACACAATAATAGTGAGTATACTATTGCTAGTAATAGCATGGATAATGAGTACACAAGAGTTATGGCACCTGTAAATATGGCTGATTATGAAAAAGAAGAAGACGTGGCTGAAAGTCCAGAGCCAATGGTCAAGAATGAAAATAAAAACAATAATGAAAATAAAAACAAAAATAAAAAAAAGACAATAATTACTGCTTTAATAATTTTATTAGTTGTTATATGCAGTGCGGTAGGGTTCGTATATATAAAATCAATTGCTAACAATGCAGCAGTTGAAGCTAAGATAGTAGTCCCTAAAATAATAGGGCTCGATAAGGCGGCTGCAGAAAAATTAGTAGTAGCAAAAAAATTAACTTTTGCAGTAGATAAAGAGGTAAATAGTGACGAACCCAAAGGTGCCGTTACAGCATGTTTTCCTGATGAGGGAACAGAAGTAAAAGAAAATTCACAAGTAAGGGTTTATGTGAGCAAAGGGCCAGAGGGGTTCAAGATGATTTCGGTTAAAGGAATGGATAGACCTTCAGCCAAAGCTAGTATAGAAGAAAAAGGGTTAGAACTTAGTAATGTTAGAGAAGAGCCTAGTGATACCGTTGCTAGTGGTATTGTAATAAGTCAAAATCCTAATGAAGGTAGCTTAGTTCAAAAGGCTGATAAAGTAGATTTAGTGATAAGCACGGGACCAAAAGTTAAGGTTACACAGGTTCCAAGTATACTTGGAAAAACGCTAGATCAAGCATCGACATTATTGCAAAATAGTAATTTGACATTAGGCGATAAAAAACAAATACCAACTAATGATAAATCACAGGATGGCAAAATTTCTAGTCAAAGTATTGATCCAAATACGAGTGTTACGCAGGGTAGCTCTGTATGGGTCGGCATTTATACGTATAAAGCACCTGAAAAACAGCAAGTTGATGTTCCAGACTTTAAGGGGAAAACTGTTAAAGATGCAAGGAATATGGCTTCTCAAAACAATGTAAACATAGCGGTATCTGGTAATGATGAAGATATAATTCAAACTCAAGATAAGGATGCTGGAACTAAGGTAAGTGCTGGAGATACTATAAATTTAACATCTAAGGCAATGACTCAGGACCCAACTAAAACTGATCCAACGACAAATAAAAATCCCAAAACTGGTCAGTAA
- a CDS encoding Stp1/IreP family PP2C-type Ser/Thr phosphatase: MLGVLSDVGNVRKINEDSVGYLESSEYDIYIVADGMGGHNAGEVASDIAIKVIMEYIKNNHKGTELKKVLSEAIKSANKEIYDMASQNDSLKGMGTTITICIRKQNEMVVANVGDSSCYIIDSKRELVKVTRDHSLVQQLLDNGSITEEKARNHPNKNIITRALGTNELVEVDLFDLDLTNVIKCILCTDGLTNDVTYSEMYDIIVGNDNDTSCKMLVDLSKFNGGRDNISVIVFEGECRDDRNPIRE; the protein is encoded by the coding sequence ATGCTTGGGGTTTTATCAGATGTTGGGAATGTTAGAAAAATAAATGAAGACTCTGTAGGTTATTTAGAAAGTAGTGAGTACGATATTTATATTGTTGCGGATGGCATGGGAGGACACAATGCCGGAGAAGTAGCAAGTGATATAGCTATTAAGGTTATAATGGAATATATAAAGAACAATCACAAAGGTACAGAACTTAAAAAAGTTCTTTCAGAAGCTATAAAAAGTGCAAACAAGGAAATTTATGATATGGCGAGTCAAAACGATTCGCTTAAAGGGATGGGCACAACTATAACAATTTGTATTAGAAAACAGAATGAAATGGTTGTTGCAAATGTAGGGGACAGTAGTTGTTATATTATAGATAGTAAAAGAGAATTAGTAAAAGTTACAAGAGACCATTCTCTAGTGCAACAGCTGTTAGATAATGGGTCTATAACTGAAGAAAAGGCAAGAAATCATCCCAATAAAAATATTATTACAAGGGCACTTGGAACAAATGAGTTAGTAGAAGTTGATTTGTTTGACCTTGATTTGACTAATGTAATCAAATGTATTTTATGTACTGATGGTCTTACTAATGATGTGACTTATTCTGAAATGTATGATATTATTGTTGGAAATGATAATGATACAAGTTGCAAAATGTTAGTTGACCTAAGCAAATTTAATGGTGGACGTGATAATATATCCGTTATCGTATTTGAAGGAGAGTGCAGAGATGATAGGAACCCTATTAGGGAATAG
- the fmt gene encoding methionyl-tRNA formyltransferase — MKIIFMGTPEFSVPSLQSLINEFEVSAVFTQPDRPKGRGKKLAMSPVKQLAASCNIPVYQPLKLKNNDEMIDIIKNLKPDFIVVVAFGQLLPKEVLDIPKYGCINLHASLLPKYRGAAPINWCIINGESTSGNTTMLMDVGLDTGDILLTNEVGITTDITAGELTDILSISGAKLLVETINSVINNVIKPIKQEDSASSYASKLGKKMASIDWECSNVNIHNFIRGLNPTPTAYTYYDNIVMKIYKSKILNELSSKQAGCIIDVSKEGLKVSTGSGVLLIEEIQFPGKKPLKVKDYIIGNKIDVGMILK, encoded by the coding sequence ATGAAGATAATTTTTATGGGTACACCGGAATTCTCAGTGCCATCTCTGCAATCACTTATAAATGAATTCGAGGTTTCCGCTGTTTTTACTCAGCCTGATAGACCAAAAGGAAGAGGAAAAAAATTAGCTATGTCGCCGGTTAAGCAGTTAGCAGCTTCATGTAATATACCGGTATATCAACCTTTAAAACTTAAAAATAATGATGAAATGATAGATATAATTAAGAATTTAAAACCAGATTTTATTGTAGTAGTGGCATTTGGACAATTACTTCCAAAGGAAGTATTAGATATTCCTAAATATGGATGTATAAATTTGCATGCATCTTTATTGCCAAAATACAGGGGGGCAGCACCTATAAATTGGTGTATAATTAATGGTGAGAGTACTTCTGGTAACACAACGATGCTTATGGATGTTGGCCTTGATACTGGTGATATTCTTTTAACAAATGAAGTTGGAATTACTACAGATATTACAGCAGGTGAACTTACAGACATTCTTAGTATTAGTGGTGCTAAGCTATTAGTTGAAACAATAAATTCAGTAATAAATAATGTAATTAAGCCAATCAAACAAGAAGATAGTGCTAGTTCATATGCGTCTAAGCTAGGTAAGAAAATGGCAAGTATTGATTGGGAATGTAGTAATGTTAATATTCACAATTTTATAAGAGGGTTAAATCCAACACCAACGGCATATACCTATTATGACAATATTGTAATGAAAATATATAAGTCGAAAATATTAAATGAGTTATCAAGTAAGCAAGCTGGATGTATTATAGATGTTTCAAAAGAGGGGCTAAAGGTATCAACTGGAAGTGGGGTTTTACTTATTGAGGAGATTCAATTTCCAGGTAAAAAGCCTTTAAAGGTAAAAGATTATATAATAGGTAATAAAATAGATGTAGGCATGATACTTAAATAA
- the rsmB gene encoding 16S rRNA (cytosine(967)-C(5))-methyltransferase RsmB, whose protein sequence is MSNSRLVAVTIIEKVLNDNAYSNIVLGLELNKSELSDKDKALVTEIVYGTLKYKYTIDKILQHFVKNGFDKLESFVLNILRISVYQIRYLDKVPSFATVNEAVNLTKKKSNIGASKLVNGVLRSYLRETEAKYYNGENDIERLCFEYSFTKSLVKLFIRQYGPQKAEEILKGLNYKPDVTVRVNTLKLTYKEIWEKLVENGYNIEEGYASSEAIRIIKGKNIENNVLFNEGNITVQDESAMLTAPSMDLKLNMKVLDLCSAPGGKTTHIAELMKNTGKVLAFDVHKNKLSLIEESIKRIGIVNTTCEVQDATVFTKDLFEYADRVLIDVPCSGLGIIRKKPEIKWSKNIKDINNIIDIQRSIMDNASKYVKKGGVLVYSTCTLNKDENEGNIDWFIESHCEFKIEPLFFGEFDNIKYSDKGYVTIFPNEYMDGFFITKLIKS, encoded by the coding sequence ATGAGTAATAGTAGACTGGTAGCAGTTACAATTATAGAAAAAGTATTAAATGACAATGCTTATTCGAATATTGTTTTAGGATTAGAACTTAATAAATCAGAGCTAAGCGATAAAGATAAAGCTCTAGTTACAGAAATAGTTTATGGAACGTTAAAATACAAATATACTATAGATAAAATATTGCAACACTTCGTTAAAAATGGTTTTGATAAGTTAGAAAGTTTTGTTTTAAATATATTAAGAATATCAGTTTATCAAATTAGGTATTTAGATAAAGTTCCGAGTTTTGCAACTGTAAATGAGGCTGTAAATTTAACTAAGAAAAAGAGCAACATAGGAGCATCAAAGCTTGTTAATGGTGTACTTAGAAGTTACCTTAGGGAAACAGAGGCAAAGTATTACAATGGAGAAAATGATATTGAAAGATTATGTTTTGAGTATTCATTTACTAAGTCGCTAGTTAAACTCTTTATAAGGCAATATGGACCTCAAAAGGCTGAAGAAATTCTTAAGGGTTTAAATTATAAGCCTGATGTTACAGTTAGAGTTAATACTTTAAAATTAACTTATAAAGAAATATGGGAAAAACTTGTAGAAAATGGCTATAATATAGAAGAGGGTTATGCATCATCTGAAGCAATCCGAATTATTAAAGGAAAAAATATAGAGAATAATGTTTTATTTAACGAAGGTAATATAACGGTTCAAGATGAGAGTGCAATGCTTACGGCACCATCTATGGATTTAAAACTAAATATGAAAGTTTTAGACCTTTGTAGTGCACCAGGTGGAAAAACAACACATATAGCAGAGCTTATGAAAAACACAGGTAAGGTTCTCGCGTTCGATGTGCATAAAAACAAATTGTCTTTAATCGAAGAAAGCATAAAGCGAATAGGAATTGTAAATACAACTTGTGAAGTTCAAGATGCCACTGTATTTACCAAAGATTTATTTGAATATGCGGATAGAGTACTTATAGACGTACCATGTTCAGGGCTAGGAATCATCAGAAAAAAACCTGAAATAAAGTGGAGCAAAAATATAAAAGATATAAATAATATAATAGACATACAAAGAAGTATAATGGATAATGCTTCAAAATACGTAAAAAAAGGCGGAGTACTTGTATATTCAACATGTACCTTAAACAAAGATGAAAATGAAGGTAATATTGATTGGTTTATAGAGTCGCACTGCGAATTTAAGATAGAACCTTTATTTTTTGGTGAATTTGATAATATAAAATATAGTGACAAAGGGTATGTTACTATATTTCCAAATGAATACATGGATGGCTTTTTTATAACCAAACTTATAAAGTCATAG
- the rlmN gene encoding 23S rRNA (adenine(2503)-C(2))-methyltransferase RlmN — MINILDMDLEELKQWMKSNGESKFRAKQVFDWIYKDICEFENMNNIPQSVRGKLQTYFYIGIPRLIEEYTSKNNDTRKYLFELGDGNLIECVVMKYKHGNSICISTQVGCRMGCKFCASTIGGMIRNISPGEMLAQILKAQQLINERISNVVLMGSGEPFDNFDNVMKFLEIVNSENGLNIGQRHITISTCGIVPKIKEFADFNMQITLAISLHAPSDEIRVKSMPIANKYSIAEIIDVSKYYIDKTNRRITFEYALVKGLNDSKQDAEKLSALLKDMLCHVNLIPVNEIKENELERSSNDDVTEFKRVLEANNIQTTIRREMGLDINAACGQLRRSHIKGEELK, encoded by the coding sequence ATGATAAATATATTAGATATGGATTTAGAGGAACTGAAACAGTGGATGAAAAGCAATGGGGAAAGTAAATTTAGGGCTAAGCAAGTATTTGACTGGATTTATAAGGATATTTGTGAATTTGAAAATATGAATAATATACCACAGAGTGTAAGAGGAAAATTGCAAACTTATTTTTATATAGGAATACCTAGGCTTATAGAAGAATACACATCAAAAAATAATGATACAAGAAAATACCTTTTTGAGCTGGGTGATGGTAATTTAATTGAATGTGTTGTTATGAAATATAAACATGGAAATTCTATATGCATATCTACTCAAGTAGGATGCAGAATGGGTTGCAAATTTTGCGCATCTACTATAGGCGGAATGATTAGGAATATATCGCCGGGAGAAATGCTTGCCCAAATACTAAAAGCACAGCAACTTATTAATGAACGAATTTCTAATGTTGTACTAATGGGAAGTGGGGAACCATTTGATAATTTTGATAATGTAATGAAATTTCTTGAAATTGTGAATTCAGAGAATGGACTAAATATTGGACAAAGGCATATAACTATATCTACATGTGGTATAGTTCCAAAAATCAAAGAGTTTGCGGATTTTAATATGCAAATTACACTTGCTATTTCGCTTCATGCGCCTAGTGATGAAATCAGAGTGAAGAGTATGCCAATTGCAAATAAGTATTCTATTGCAGAAATTATTGATGTTTCTAAGTATTATATAGATAAAACTAATAGGAGAATAACATTCGAATATGCTCTTGTTAAGGGTCTTAATGATAGTAAGCAAGATGCAGAGAAACTAAGCGCTTTGTTAAAAGATATGTTATGCCATGTTAATTTAATCCCGGTCAATGAGATTAAAGAAAATGAACTGGAGAGATCTTCAAATGATGATGTGACTGAGTTTAAGAGGGTTCTTGAGGCTAATAATATTCAGACAACGATAAGACGAGAAATGGGGCTAGATATTAATGCTGCATGTGGACAGCTTAGAAGAAGCCATATTAAAGGTGAAGAACTTAAATGA
- the rsgA gene encoding ribosome small subunit-dependent GTPase A, with translation MQGVITKGIGGLYFVKVKDRVIECKARGKFRYTGLSPVIGDKVEIMLETDDTKGVIEKIFTRDTEMIRPVVANVTQAFVVFAFKKPDLNMELLNKFLVLCEHYRLKIVLCLNKLDLIEKVDEELIKELESVGCDIVFLKAKEGEGLGELRAKIKNNISVFCGPSGVGKSTILNSILGREAMKTGDISKKSQKGKHTTRHSELIEYEEGFLLDTPGFSSLSLDFIEKEQLQHCFPEFEKYRHECRFSNCMHYKEPNCGVKEAVEVNEIYRDRYKFYIKTLEEIIARGNRK, from the coding sequence ATGCAGGGAGTAATCACAAAAGGTATAGGTGGTTTATATTTTGTAAAAGTAAAAGATAGGGTAATAGAATGTAAGGCAAGAGGAAAGTTCAGGTACACTGGACTTTCTCCTGTTATTGGTGATAAAGTAGAAATAATGCTCGAGACAGATGATACCAAGGGTGTAATTGAAAAGATTTTCACAAGAGATACAGAGATGATACGCCCAGTAGTTGCTAATGTTACTCAAGCATTTGTAGTTTTTGCATTTAAGAAACCTGATTTAAATATGGAACTTCTAAATAAATTTTTAGTGCTTTGCGAGCATTATAGACTAAAGATAGTTCTTTGCTTAAATAAGTTGGACTTAATTGAAAAAGTTGATGAGGAGCTTATAAAAGAATTAGAAAGTGTTGGATGTGATATAGTATTTTTAAAAGCCAAAGAGGGAGAGGGCCTTGGAGAGCTAAGGGCGAAGATAAAAAATAATATATCTGTTTTTTGTGGACCGTCTGGAGTCGGAAAGTCAACTATACTTAATAGCATACTTGGAAGAGAAGCTATGAAAACTGGAGACATAAGTAAAAAATCGCAAAAAGGTAAGCACACCACACGTCATAGTGAACTTATTGAGTATGAGGAAGGATTTTTATTAGATACTCCAGGGTTTTCATCATTAAGTTTAGATTTTATAGAGAAAGAACAATTACAGCATTGTTTTCCTGAATTTGAAAAATACAGGCATGAATGTAGGTTTTCTAATTGCATGCATTACAAGGAACCTAATTGTGGAGTTAAGGAAGCTGTAGAGGTTAATGAAATTTACAGAGATAGATATAAATTTTATATAAAAACTTTAGAGGAAATTATTGCTAGGGGGAATAGAAAATGA
- a CDS encoding thiamine diphosphokinase, giving the protein MKVIIISGGAPPSKELLIKEMTKDIFLIAADSGANCLYHYNIMPDLLVGDFDSIDKEILGYYKKNKCTIDIYPTEKDFTDTEIAVRNAIGMKPSEIVLLGCTGSRIDHLLGNIGMLKICLENKVNASIKDNNNIIMLVNDSTLLNGIVGKIFSVQSYGDEIIGLTIEGAKYPLDNYNLKIGESISISNEFACPQVKLKFKAGMLMIILSKD; this is encoded by the coding sequence ATGAAAGTTATAATAATATCTGGAGGGGCACCTCCCTCAAAGGAATTACTCATAAAGGAAATGACAAAGGACATATTTTTAATTGCAGCTGACAGTGGTGCTAATTGTTTATATCACTATAATATTATGCCTGATTTACTTGTAGGAGATTTTGATAGCATAGATAAAGAAATATTGGGTTATTATAAAAAAAACAAATGTACCATAGATATTTATCCGACAGAAAAGGATTTTACTGATACTGAAATTGCAGTTAGGAATGCTATAGGTATGAAGCCAAGTGAAATAGTGCTTTTAGGATGCACAGGCAGTAGAATTGATCACCTGCTTGGTAATATTGGGATGCTTAAGATTTGCTTAGAAAACAAAGTTAATGCAAGCATTAAGGATAATAATAATATTATTATGTTAGTTAATGATTCGACACTATTAAATGGCATCGTAGGTAAGATATTTTCAGTACAATCTTATGGTGATGAAATAATTGGATTAACAATTGAAGGAGCGAAGTATCCTTTAGATAATTACAATTTAAAGATTGGGGAAAGCATAAGTATTTCAAATGAGTTTGCATGTCCTCAAGTTAAACTAAAATTTAAAGCTGGAATGCTGATGATAATATTATCAAAAGACTAA
- the rpe gene encoding ribulose-phosphate 3-epimerase, translating to MIKIAPSILSADFSKLGEHIKQLDAYGADMIHIDVMDGMFVPNISFGTPIIKSIRKLTRIPFDVHLMIEEPSRYVEEFVHAGSDIITVHYETDRHIDRTINYIKSFGVKVGVALNPATPVALIKHLISNVDMVLIMTVNPGFGGQKFIEYCLDKVKEVRELANVYNKDIMIQVDGGIDESNIRGVVSSGANVIVAGSAVFKNDDIEKNIKKLRAGI from the coding sequence ATGATAAAAATAGCACCATCAATACTGTCAGCAGATTTTTCAAAGCTTGGAGAACATATTAAACAATTAGATGCATATGGTGCTGATATGATTCATATTGATGTAATGGATGGTATGTTTGTACCTAACATTTCTTTTGGTACTCCAATTATTAAGAGTATTAGAAAACTAACAAGGATACCATTCGATGTACATCTTATGATAGAAGAACCATCTAGATATGTAGAAGAATTTGTACATGCAGGTTCGGATATTATAACTGTTCATTATGAAACGGATAGGCATATTGATAGAACTATTAACTATATAAAAAGTTTTGGGGTTAAAGTTGGAGTTGCATTAAACCCTGCCACTCCTGTAGCTTTAATAAAGCATTTAATAAGTAATGTTGATATGGTGCTTATTATGACAGTAAACCCGGGATTTGGGGGACAGAAATTTATTGAATACTGCTTGGATAAAGTTAAAGAAGTTAGAGAACTTGCAAATGTTTATAATAAGGATATTATGATTCAAGTGGATGGTGGAATTGACGAATCTAATATTCGTGGTGTTGTGAGTAGTGGTGCTAATGTGATTGTAGCTGGATCAGCTGTATTTAAAAATGATGATATTGAAAAAAATATAAAAAAATTAAGAGCTGGAATTTAA
- the rpmB gene encoding 50S ribosomal protein L28: MSRKCEICDKGVVSGSQYSHSHRESKRKWAPNIQKVKAIVSGTPKSIHVCTRCLRSGKVQRAI, translated from the coding sequence TTGTCAAGAAAATGCGAAATATGCGATAAAGGTGTTGTTTCAGGTAGCCAATATAGTCACTCACACCGTGAATCAAAAAGAAAATGGGCTCCAAATATTCAAAAAGTTAAAGCTATAGTTAGCGGAACGCCTAAGTCTATACATGTATGTACTAGATGTCTTCGTTCAGGTAAAGTACAACGTGCTATATAA
- the def gene encoding peptide deformylase, with amino-acid sequence MATRTIRIYGDELLRKKSRVVGEINQRILLLIKDMKETMYISNGIGLAAPQVGILKRIVVIDIGDGPIALINPEIIEMEGSQIASEGCLSIPGTQENVDRPQKVKVSALNELGEKIVIEGEGLLARALCHEIDHLDGILFIDKAIEGEE; translated from the coding sequence ATGGCTACAAGAACAATTAGAATATATGGTGATGAGTTATTAAGGAAAAAAAGCAGAGTCGTAGGTGAAATTAATCAAAGAATTTTATTATTAATCAAAGATATGAAAGAAACTATGTATATTTCTAATGGGATAGGACTTGCGGCGCCACAGGTTGGCATTTTAAAAAGAATAGTTGTTATTGATATTGGGGATGGTCCTATAGCATTAATAAATCCAGAGATCATTGAAATGGAAGGTTCACAAATCGCAAGCGAGGGTTGTTTAAGTATACCAGGAACACAAGAAAATGTTGATAGGCCCCAAAAAGTAAAAGTATCCGCATTAAATGAGTTGGGAGAGAAGATAGTAATTGAGGGAGAAGGTCTTCTTGCAAGGGCGCTCTGCCATGAAATCGATCATTTGGATGGTATATTGTTTATAGACAAAGCAATAGAGGGTGAGGAATAA